Proteins encoded by one window of Candidatus Obscuribacterales bacterium:
- a CDS encoding DnaJ domain-containing protein, with protein MQEFEEDHYATLEVDEKASPEDIRKAYIRLAKKLHPDRFPNDAQKRAHAQEQFARVTRAHEVVSDATRRAEYDAMRILVKERQAAKAANPMSDNFVSPIATIGSSQMSQKFEVGSNIKWAEKHLARAEELLKNGRIPDAETATKEALRLLPTDPRCHVMMAEVFLAKGWRTIALTEVQAALRVDPKNTEAKALEMKIKIQSAQSDTKGGKKTAAGQAATSSGGSGGSMEWWEQLKALLTKKL; from the coding sequence ATGCAAGAATTTGAAGAAGACCACTATGCAACTTTAGAGGTAGACGAGAAAGCCTCGCCTGAAGATATTCGCAAGGCATATATTCGCCTGGCCAAGAAATTGCACCCAGACCGCTTTCCAAACGACGCTCAAAAGCGCGCGCATGCTCAAGAACAATTCGCCCGCGTAACAAGAGCACATGAAGTCGTCAGCGACGCCACCAGAAGGGCTGAATATGATGCCATGCGCATACTTGTTAAGGAGCGCCAGGCGGCAAAAGCTGCAAATCCTATGTCGGACAATTTTGTCAGCCCAATAGCGACTATTGGTAGTTCCCAAATGTCCCAGAAATTCGAAGTCGGTTCAAATATTAAGTGGGCGGAAAAGCATTTGGCTCGTGCAGAAGAGCTTTTGAAAAATGGGCGCATACCCGACGCTGAGACGGCAACCAAGGAAGCCTTGAGACTTTTGCCTACTGATCCACGTTGCCATGTGATGATGGCTGAAGTCTTTTTGGCAAAAGGCTGGCGCACTATTGCTTTGACGGAAGTTCAGGCAGCTTTGCGCGTAGATCCCAAAAATACCGAAGCCAAGGCTCTGGAAATGAAGATCAAGATTCAATCTGCCCAATCCGATACCAAAGGCGGTAAAAAAACAGCCGCTGGGCAGGCAGCAACTTCATCGGGGGGCTCTGGCGGCTCGATGGAATGGTGGGAACAGCTAAAAGCACT